Genomic window (Arcobacter aquimarinus):
TAGTTTGTCTAAATGTTTCAAGCATCATTTCTTGATTTTCATCTGGCAAACCATATATTAGATGTCCACATACATTTAAACCTTTTTCTTTGGTTCTTTGTATCCAATATTTCATATTAGAAACATTATCCCCTCTATTGATTTTTACAAGTGTTTCATCAAAAAATGATTGTATTCCATACTCAACCCAAATTTCTTTATTTTTAGATTTTTCTACTAAAAAATCTAAAATTTCATCTGTAACACAATCTGTTCTTGTTCCAATACTCAAACCTAAAACATTATCAAAACTTAATGCTTTTTCATAAAGTGCTTTTAGTGTATCAAATGGAGCATAAGTATTCGTAAAAGACTGAAAATAAACTATAAATTTTTTTGCACCAAATTTATTTTCTAATCTTTTTTTTGTAGCTAAAAATTGTAATTCAAGTTGTTTTAATTGATTTTCTAAATATGGATTATTATTTATTCTTGGATTTAATTTGAATTTTGTTTTTTTCTCTTGTAAATTTGGACTAAAAGAATCATTTTCACAGAAAGAACAGCCACCACGAGCAACTGTTCCATCAATATTTGGACAAGTAAATCCAGATATTGACACAGGAACCTTATAAACCTTTTCTCCAAATTTATTTTTTAAGTATCTTCCGATAGTTAATACATTTTTTAATTCACTCATTATGCTTTTACGAAATAATCCCCATTAAAACTTTCTAATGCATAATTTCTATCATTTCCGATTGCATCTACTAAATCTTCAACACTTAAATATTCTAAAGAATCAGCTTCAATATATTTACAAACTTCATCTTTATCCATATTATTAGAAATTAATTCTTCTTTATGTGGTGTATCTATTCCATAATAACAAGGGAATTTTATCTCAGGACTTGCAACTCTAAAGTGAACTTCTTTAGCTCCTGCTTCTTTTAGAATTTTTACGATTCTTTTTGAAGTAGTTCCTCTTACTATTGAGTCATCAATAACTAATAAAGATTTTCCTTCAATTAAAGATTTCATAGGACTTAATTTCATTCTTACTTTTAAATCTCTCATCTCTTGAGTTGGTTCAATAAATGTTCTTCCAACATAGTGATTTCTAATAATTCCATATTCAAAAGGAATTCCACTTTGAGCAGCATATCCTAAAGCTGCCGGAACTCCTGAATCAGGAACTGGAATAACCATATCAACTTTTAAATCTTTCCCTTCATCATTAACTGCTAAAGCTCTACCCATATTTTCTCTTGTTCTGTAAACATTTTTACCATCGATAACAGAATCAGGTCTAGCAAAATATACATATTCAAAAGCACATGGTCTAAATTCACTTTCAAAAAGTTGGATTGACTCAGGTTCTGTTCTGTTTTCATCAAAAATCAACATTTCACCTGGTTTTACATCTCTAATAAAATCAGCTCCAACTAAATCAAAAGCACAAGTTTCACTTGCAACTATATATCCACCACTTTTTAATTTTCCTAAAGACAAAGGTCTAATCCCATATCTATCTCTTATAACAAACTGCTTACTTCTACTTTGAACAATAAAACAATATGCACCAATAGTTCTATTTAATGCTTCTTTAATTCTATCTCTTAATCTATCTTTTGTATTTTTTGCAATTAGATGAATTAAATTTTCAGTATCCATTCCTGTTTGAAAAATTGCACCTTTATCGATTAGTTCTTGTCTTACTTCATCTTTATTAATCAAATTTCCATTGTGTACAATTGAAATTTCACCTAATTTATATTTTGCATAAACCGGTTGTGCATCTAATATCGAATCTCCACCAGCAGTTGAATATCTATTGTGACCTATTGCCATATTTCCTTTTAGATAACTTAATGCTTTTTCTGTAAATACTTCAGATACTAATCCTCTATCTTTTTTTGTATAAATTTTTCCATCACAAGAAGATGAAATACCTGTTGCCTCCTGACCTCTATGTTGCATTGCAAATAAAGCGATTGAAGCTAACCTTGCTGCATTATCATTACCGTAAATTCCAACTATTGCGCACATATTTATTATTCCTTATAGACCTAAAGCGTCATTGATTGAGTATAGTTTTGCTTCTTTTCCAATTATCCATTTTGCAACTTTAATTGCACCTTTTGAAAAAGTGTTTCTAGCAGTTGCTGTGTGATTTAATTCTAAAAATTCACCATCATTGTATAAACCAACTGTATGACGTCCAACAATATCACCACCTCTTAAAGCCATTACAGCAATCTCATCTTTAGTTCTAGCACCAATTTGTCCATCACGTCCAGAAATTCTAACTTCATCTAAATCTAAATCTCTAGCATTTGCTGCATGTTCAGCTAATGTTAAAGCTGTACCAGAAGGAGAATCAACTTTATATCTATGATGCTGCTCAACAATTTCAATATCAAAATCTCGTAAAGTTTTAGATGCTAATGCTACAAGTTTATTTAAAACTGCAACTCCTAAACTCATATTAGTTGCATATAAAATAGGTACAAGCTTACTAGCTTCAAGCAATAAGTTTTGTTGATGCTTGTTAAATCCAGTAGTTGCAATTACAAGAGGTTTATTACCACCATTTTCTATAACTTCAGTAAGAAGTGCTTCCGTTGCTGCTGGTGCCGAAAAATCAATAATTACATCTGATGATTCAAATAATACTTTCATATCATTTGTAACAACTGTATCAGTAGGTAAATTTTTAACTAATTTACCATAAACATGAACCGCACCAACTTTAGCTTCTGAATCATTAGCTAAATCATCAATTAATAATGAACCAACTCTTCCTGTACTACCTAAAATACCTATTTTAATCATTTTTAAACTATTCCTTATCCTAAATATTCAATAATATTAACAGCCGCTGTTGCACCATCACCAGCTGCACAAACAACTTGTTTTGGAGCATCAATTCTAATATCACCAGCTGCATATAAACCTGGAACTGATGTTCTCATTCTTAAATCAACGATAACCTCACCTGATTCATTAACATCACATAAGAAAGTTCCATCAGCTTGTTTTAATGGAGCATTTAATACATCTCTTCCTACAAAAACAAAAACTCCAGGAGTTGGTAAATCTCTGATTTCACCTGTATCTTTATGTTTTACTTTTAATCCTGTAACACCCATAGCATCACCAAAAACTTCTTCTACTATTACGTTTGTAACTTCTTCAATATTTTCTGTATGTTTCATATGTTCAATTGTAGATGGAGCAGCTCTATATGTATCTCTTCTATGAACTAAATAAACTTTTTTACATAATTTTGCTAAATAAACAGCTTCTTCAATAGCAGAATCTCCACCACCTATTACAGCTACTTCTTTCCCTTTATAGAAGAATCCATCACAAGTTGCACAAGTTGAGATTCCTCTACCAAAAAATTCATTTTCACCTTTAAATCCAGCACGTTTTGGAACTGAACCAGTTGCTATTAAAACTGCTCTTGCTTCATACTCTTTTTTATCTGATGTTACTAATTTAAAAATATCACCAGTTTTTGTAACATTATCAACTTGAGCCATTTCATGTTTTAATCCAAATCTTTGACACTGTTCTGGCCAGTTAGCCATTAAATCCATACCTGAAACAACTTCTGCTTGTCCTGGATAATTTTCTATTTCCGATGAACCTGTAATTTGTCCTCCTGGCATTCCCATTTCAAACATAACTACGTTTTTAAGTCCACCTCTAGTTGCATATAATCCAGCTGTTAATCCAGCTGGTCCTCCACCAATAATCGCTAAATCTAACATATTAAATCCTTATTTTTATTTAATTGTTTAGTTCATAATATTTTATGAATAAAATGATACTAAAATATTTGTAAGTTATAGGTTAATAAACTTTAAAATATTAAGGATAAATTTTATCATTTAATAATTTATATCTATCTTAAAATTTGA
Coding sequences:
- a CDS encoding TIGR01212 family radical SAM protein (This family includes YhcC from E. coli K-12, an uncharacterized radical SAM protein.), giving the protein MSELKNVLTIGRYLKNKFGEKVYKVPVSISGFTCPNIDGTVARGGCSFCENDSFSPNLQEKKTKFKLNPRINNNPYLENQLKQLELQFLATKKRLENKFGAKKFIVYFQSFTNTYAPFDTLKALYEKALSFDNVLGLSIGTRTDCVTDEILDFLVEKSKNKEIWVEYGIQSFFDETLVKINRGDNVSNMKYWIQRTKEKGLNVCGHLIYGLPDENQEMMLETFRQTIDLKVDSIKFHPLYVVKNTLLTNEFKKGKFTPISEELYIDTVVKSIINLPSNISVQRITAGIDDDTLLSPNWCRDKHTQMKNIRLALQKEGFNY
- the purF gene encoding amidophosphoribosyltransferase produces the protein MCAIVGIYGNDNAARLASIALFAMQHRGQEATGISSSCDGKIYTKKDRGLVSEVFTEKALSYLKGNMAIGHNRYSTAGGDSILDAQPVYAKYKLGEISIVHNGNLINKDEVRQELIDKGAIFQTGMDTENLIHLIAKNTKDRLRDRIKEALNRTIGAYCFIVQSRSKQFVIRDRYGIRPLSLGKLKSGGYIVASETCAFDLVGADFIRDVKPGEMLIFDENRTEPESIQLFESEFRPCAFEYVYFARPDSVIDGKNVYRTRENMGRALAVNDEGKDLKVDMVIPVPDSGVPAALGYAAQSGIPFEYGIIRNHYVGRTFIEPTQEMRDLKVRMKLSPMKSLIEGKSLLVIDDSIVRGTTSKRIVKILKEAGAKEVHFRVASPEIKFPCYYGIDTPHKEELISNNMDKDEVCKYIEADSLEYLSVEDLVDAIGNDRNYALESFNGDYFVKA
- the dapB gene encoding 4-hydroxy-tetrahydrodipicolinate reductase, yielding MIKIGILGSTGRVGSLLIDDLANDSEAKVGAVHVYGKLVKNLPTDTVVTNDMKVLFESSDVIIDFSAPAATEALLTEVIENGGNKPLVIATTGFNKHQQNLLLEASKLVPILYATNMSLGVAVLNKLVALASKTLRDFDIEIVEQHHRYKVDSPSGTALTLAEHAANARDLDLDEVRISGRDGQIGARTKDEIAVMALRGGDIVGRHTVGLYNDGEFLELNHTATARNTFSKGAIKVAKWIIGKEAKLYSINDALGL
- the trxB gene encoding thioredoxin-disulfide reductase: MLDLAIIGGGPAGLTAGLYATRGGLKNVVMFEMGMPGGQITGSSEIENYPGQAEVVSGMDLMANWPEQCQRFGLKHEMAQVDNVTKTGDIFKLVTSDKKEYEARAVLIATGSVPKRAGFKGENEFFGRGISTCATCDGFFYKGKEVAVIGGGDSAIEEAVYLAKLCKKVYLVHRRDTYRAAPSTIEHMKHTENIEEVTNVIVEEVFGDAMGVTGLKVKHKDTGEIRDLPTPGVFVFVGRDVLNAPLKQADGTFLCDVNESGEVIVDLRMRTSVPGLYAAGDIRIDAPKQVVCAAGDGATAAVNIIEYLG